From Candidatus Zixiibacteriota bacterium:
CCGGTGAGTTTGCCTCGGGCCTCAATGTTAAGGATATGGCGTTTGGAACAATTGCCCTCGCCGAGTTTACCCACCGTGTGGCATCGAAATATAATATTTATGTCGCCCTTCATACCGATCACTGTGTGCCGGGTAAAGTCGAAAAGTTTCTCCATCCTCTCATTACTGCGACTGCCCGCCGACGGTCTGTCGGTCAGGGTAATCTTTTTCAATCGCACATGTTCGACGGCAGTGAACTGCCCCTCCCCAAAAATATGGCGACCTCTGTTGAGCTGATGAAACTGTGCAAAGCGAATGAAATTATCCTCGAAGTCGAAACCGGTGTGGTTGGCGGAGAAGAGGACGGCATTGACAACACCGGCGCCTCACATGAGAAATTGTATACAACCCCCAATGACATGGTCGAAGTCTACAAAGCGCTCTCTTCGATTGGCGGACGCTATATGCTTGCGGCCACATTCGGCAATGTTCATGGTATCTACAAACCCGGTAACGTCGTTCTCAAACCGAAGATTCTCAAAGAAGGACAGGACGAAGTTGTCCGCCAATTTGGGCGAAAGGCATACTTTGACCTTGTCTTCCATGGCGGCTCCGGTTCAGAACTCTCAGACATTCATGAGACGCTCGGCTACGGGGTGATTAAAATGAATGTCGATACCGATGCCCAGTATTATTTCACCGAGGCTGTCGTTGCCCATGTTGACGCCAACCGAAAAGTACTAACTCATACCGCCGAGGAAATGGCCGACAAGAAAAAATTCGACCCGCGCACTTATCTGAAAAAAGCCGAAGAGAATATGGCCAAGAGAGTGTCCATGGCATGTAACGATCTTCGCTCGACAGGAAACACGCTCTATACGCCATAGTATGTCCTTCCAGTAAAAACACGTCCAGGATAGCCCTGATTGTCTTAATCAGAAACAAGCTCTGTCTGGACTGTGATAAGTCTCTACATCCATCATCTTCTCCCACAAGGGGATAAAAGACCTACATCAATAGGGCGGAACCAATCAGTATGGCCGGTTTTATAAACTATATGAGTAGAGGCAAAGCCACTGTACGAACTCATATAGAATTCAACACGATGAGTCGTCGAAGCAAGTTGTCTGATACGTAGATGGAAAAGAGCGGACAGACAATTCATCCGCCTCTAAACGCCGCTTTGAACGCAAAAGGAGAAACCATGTTTAACGAGCGTACACAAAATTTCGGTATTGATGCAAATACTCTGGGGTATGAATTGCGGGCGTGGTCTGAACGTCTAAACCCGGACGATGACGAAGTCGGTTCTCGCCGATCTCCTGATGACCGGGACCGCGTTCCCGATGGCGCAATCGGCGACAAGGAAAAAGGTAAGAAAGCCCTCTCGGGCTCCCCAAAAAACCGCGAGGAACGCGAAATCAATGAGCCCAAGATCGACCAAGAGCGCGAACGTGAACGCAACCGTGCTCCCAGTGACCGCATCCAGGACGGCACGCCCAATGAGAAAATGTGGGCCAAGGGCAAAACCGAAAATACCAAATCCAAATCCCCTCAAAAAAATAAAGAGTCGGAGTTGGAGCAGACCGAACGAAATCCAAATCATACCGGCGAAGGACGTGACAACAGCAATCCGGACAATAAACCAACTATGGGAGGCGTAGCTGACGCCGATCCTGTGAAAGCCCGTTTGCCTCAAACCGACCAGCGAAACGGGACAACATAGCGGTCAGGTTAAACAATAATTTGTATTATGAGTCAGGAGAGAAGAATGCTTTCTCTCCTGACTTTTTTATTGCTGATGAGTAAGTGCGCAGGCAGAAGTTACTATTGAAATAGTTGGACTGCGCAGTCAAGGGACTACGTCAGGAGCATTAATGCCGACCGCACATGAATGGGAGGTCACGTGATGTCTTGGCACAGTCCATTGTGCAGTATCCTATCTAAAAATTGCCTTACGAATAATTAATGTTCGACGATAGAGCGCTACCGTATTCCAGCGCGTGAATGTCTCGTGTCATGATGTGCGCCTACGAAGTGGAACTTTGATTGTTTGTAATGTATATAACACGTAGAGCTTCCGAGAACAGCTCTTGATGACAGCTTGAATAGTTCAGTCTCGCAATGAACTCAAAGGATCGGTGAGGTGGCGTACCGTTGAGCATGGTGAGAATTCAGAATCGAGAAATCAGAGTTGAATGTACTCTTCATCGAGTACAGAGGTAAAGGAGACATTTCATGCAGAAAGAAAACAATTCGGTTGGTAACTCGCGTCAAGCCCGTGGCGGATCCAGCGGACGCGGCCAAGGCGGCGATTCTTCCAGTGGCGGCACTTCCAGCGGCAGTGGACAGGGACGTTCTTCGGGCGGCGGACAGGGCAGATCATCAGGCGGTAATTCCGGAGGCGGAAGATCGTCAGGCGGAAACACAGGCGGCAAACCACGCAGCGGCGGCCGATAACCGATTTCAACTTTATCGATAGCGCATTCTGATCAATTGAGAGATTAATCGTCACCAACGGCGAGCAGTTTCATACCCGCAGTTAATGCCAGTCTGTTTTTTGCTTGTCGCTATGACTCTCATCTGAACGCGGCAAGCAAGTATCAAGGGTCGGAGGGAAATAATCCTTTCGGCCTTTCGTTTGGATATAATCAATTATCCGAACAAGTCTTCGCGCTCGACTCCCACCATAGGCATACCATCCCTCAATAGGGATGTGTGTTCCCAAGCCTCGCCCCTTTTTGTAATTCTCTTCATAGGAGAGTTGGCGCACGAGGACGTACGCCAACCACGGAATGTCGTCCCCCTCCCAATGTCACCCCCCCTTTAATGTCACCCCAGCGAAAGCTAGGAGGGCCAGGGTAAATCAACGTGCAGGCCGCTTTCGGCCTGCACCCCATTTGACTATATTCCCCTCCAATCCTCCGCGCGCGGAACAGCCAAGCTAACATTGTGTATAATCGCTATAGCTTTTGAGGCTATCCAAGCATGAGCGCTGTAAAGGTTCGAACGACCCGCTTGGGCGATATCTGCCTTACATTGATCTGGTTCATATATTGAAAGAAGAATATTTTCAGCGTCGTTCATTCGCATGTGCCATGACCGCAACCACACAGACCAAGGAGACCACTATGATGAAAGAGAGCTTTAACGAAAATTCCCGTAGCTTTATAGATGAAAGCATGGGCTATGAAAGATTCGAAGTCATGGGCGTACGACGCAATGAGCCAGGTGAGCGCGATTGTGAGATCGACGACCCAAATAAGAATGGTTCCGAGAATGACGATGAGCAGTTCAATGGCGGTTCCGGTAACATGCATGCCCGCGAAGGCGGCGGACGTGAGAACGAGCGCAGTCCCGGACAGGGCGGTAGTGGCGGCATACCCAACGGCGGGCAGCCCATACCCGATGAAACCAATCGCAAAGACAAATCATCCGGCGGAGGATCTGGTGGCAGACCAAGCAATAAGTAAAAATATCTCGAACTAACAGACGCGATTTTTTTTCAGAGCGTCTCATGAGAGAGAAAAACATCTGATGGACAGAGCGAGTCGGGGGGAACAAAATCAGCAGGCACACTGCTGATTTTTTTCGCCTGCTCTCATACTTGCTGTACGCCGTTTGTACTAATCCGAACACAAACCGCAGCGTTTCACTTTTAAAAAGTAGATTCAAGGGCACACCTGAAGGGAACTTCACACAGATGCTTGGGTATAAAGAAAGCGTCAAATTGGAATTATCGTGTGACATGATTATCGGTTGACTCTCGCGATGATTGCGATGATTGGAATCGCAGGGAAGCTTTCACCATTGTAGTGTCGCGGGGAAAAATGTTTTCTAACGATCACAGCCACAGGCTCTGATCATAACCAATCTTAAGGAGATTGTCATTATGAAAGAAATCAAAAATACCCAAGGTACAGTCACCCCCAAGAACTCCGGACTCTTCCACAGTGAAATGAATCGCCAAGGTGGCGAGAGTGGTGGAAATCAAGGCGGTCAGGGCGGAAGCCAGGGTGGACGTGAAAACGAACGTACTCCCAAACCAGGTGGCGAGCAAGGTGGCGGCATGGACCGTCAAAAAGAACGCAATCCCGGCCAGAGCGGTGGTCAAGGCAAAACTGGC
This genomic window contains:
- the fbaA gene encoding class II fructose-bisphosphate aldolase; this encodes MPVATPEIYNSMLDTAQANDYAYPAINCTSSETINAALKGFADAKSDGIIQFSTGAGEFASGLNVKDMAFGTIALAEFTHRVASKYNIYVALHTDHCVPGKVEKFLHPLITATARRRSVGQGNLFQSHMFDGSELPLPKNMATSVELMKLCKANEIILEVETGVVGGEEDGIDNTGASHEKLYTTPNDMVEVYKALSSIGGRYMLAATFGNVHGIYKPGNVVLKPKILKEGQDEVVRQFGRKAYFDLVFHGGSGSELSDIHETLGYGVIKMNVDTDAQYYFTEAVVAHVDANRKVLTHTAEEMADKKKFDPRTYLKKAEENMAKRVSMACNDLRSTGNTLYTP